The genomic region TATGTCGTTGCCACCGACTTTTGCTGGCCACCACTTTTCCATGCGCATTCGCGCCTTCGAAACCAATCCTTTTTGCCCGATGCTTTCAAAATTTGCCTTATCGGTAAAATGGTAAACCATTTTACCGCCATAACGGCTAGATTTTATAAGCATAACAAATTCATCAACTGTCAATGTTCCCTCCGCTGAATCTTTATACAAGCCTAATATACATATCTCAAAATTGAAATACCATTGCTTTACACACGTATTCAGCCGCAAAGTATCTATTCAGATTGCAGAAAAAGGGGACAGTTTTATTTTTTGACCTTCATAGGAAAAATGGGACTGTACTCTTTTTACGGTATCGTCATTCCGGGCGAAGCGGAGCGAAGACCCGGAATCCATGCAGCGTTGCAACCGTCGTGGATTCCCGCCTTCGCGGGAATGACGAACAACCGGATTGAGTCTGAACGAAAGCAGGCGGCCTTCAGGCCGCCTGTGATTTCGTCAAAGACAGTTGAGGTGCCTTACTGCTTGGTATTCCCCGAGCTATAGCCGGCGGTGAAGTCGCGCCAGCTGTCGTCTTCGCCGATCTTTTTGGAGCGCGCGAGCGCGGCCTTGCCAAGCGATCGGACCGGGATGTTCTGGTGGGCGTGCAGCATGAAGTCACGCCAGAGGGCGGCCGGAAGGCCGCCGCCGGTGACCTGTTCATCCATCGGGCTACCATCGTCATTGCCCATCCAGATGCCCGCGACCAGATCGGAGCTGTAGCCGATGAACCAGGCATCGCGGTAATCGGACGTGGTGCCGGTTTTACCCGCCGAGGGGCGGTCGATGATGGCGTTACGGCCTGTCCCCTTGGAGACGACGGCGGCCAGCATGTTGTTCATTTCCCCGGCATGAAGCGGGTTCATCAAACGGACCGGGAAGTCGTCAGAGCGTTCATAAAGCACTTCGCCGCCCTTGCCGGTGATCTTGCTGACCGCGTGCGGGAAGACGGCAAAGCCGCCATTGGCAACAATCGCATAAGCACCGGTGAGTTCCAGCATCGAGACTTCGCTGGTGCCGAGCGCCAGGCTTGGTTCCGGTTTGAGTTCCGACGACACACCCATGTCGCGGGCCTTTTTGATGACCTTATCAAGCCCGACTTCCAGCGAGAGTTGGACTGCGATCGAGTTGTTCGAGGTTGCCACCGCATCGCGGATCGACATGGTGCCGTGATGCTTGCGATCAAAGTTGCGCGGCTCCCAGCCATCAATGACGATCGGTCCGTCGCGCATCCAGTCGTTCGAGCCAAAGCCGTTTTCAAGCCCGGCGAGATAGACAAACAGCTTAAACACCGAGCCCGGCTGACGGCGGGCCTGTGTCACGCGGTTATACTGGCTTTCATAGTAATCACGACCGCCAACCATGGCACGCACGGCCCCATCGGGGGTCATCGCCAGAAGGGCGGCCTGCCCGACATGGTGTTCCTTGGCCCCGTTACTGGCGAGCGCACGCAGAAGGTTTTCTTCGGCGATGGCCTGAAGACGGGAATCAAGCGTGGTATAAACCAGAAGATCCTGATCGACATAGCCGACATAATCTTTCACACGATCAAGCACCCAATCGGCGAAATAGCGCACACCCGGCCCCGACTGGGCCGAACGAGCGGTGCGCACCCGGGTCTGTTTGGCGCGTTCGGCACGCGCCTTGGTCAGTGCGCCAGTCGATGCCATGGCCTCTAACACGACATTGGCGCGCTCGGCCGAGATCTTGGGATCGACCATCGGGTTATAGCGACTTGGTGCCTTGGGCAGACCGGCCAGAACGGCGGCCTCATAGAGGTTCAGACGCCGCGGATCGGTTCCGAAGTAATGGCGGGCGGCGGCATCAATGCCATACAGGCCCGACCCGAAATAAATCCGGTTGAGATAAAGCGAGAGGATTTGCTGTTTGTCGAATTTGAATTCCAGCCAGATGGCCAGAAGCACCTCTTCGATCTTGCGGCCAAAGGAGCGTTCTGGCGACAGGAACAGGTTTTTGGCCAGCTGCTGGGTGATGGTGCTGCCGCCCTCGGCAATGCGCCCGGCGGTCACGTTGGCCCAGGCCGCGCGCATGATGCCAACCACATCAATCCCGAAATGGTCATAAAAACGGCGGTCCTCGATGGAAACAAACGCCTGACCGACATATTCGGGAAGGTCGCGGACTTCGACCGGATTGCCATAGCGATCGCCATAGGCCGCCAGGGTGGCGCCATCAATGCTGATCACACGGATGGATGGTTTGCGTTCGCTGGCGACATCAAAGCTGACCTTATCGGGCAGACCATAGCCGTAATAGGCAACAACCCCGCCGCCCATAACCATGACCCAGATCGAGCCCAGCACGATGAATTTGGCAATCGCCTCCGGCCCCGGAATCATATCGCCCAGACGGGCAAAAAGACTGCCTTTCTTGCCCGAACTGCTGACCCGCCTTTTGGTCTTTTTGGGACCTTTCGATCCCTTGGCCCCCTTGCGGACGCTTTTTTGTCTTTTGAATTCTCTTTGGGCCACAAAAGCACCTATCGGTCTGGTCCGGGCCGTGCACACGCCAACCGGCCCGTCATAGCCGCACAACCCCAAAGTGCGTCTGACAGGCGATAGCGCCGCATTTTCCGGCGAATTTCAATTTTTATGTCCCAACCGAGGAGGGAGTCCCCCGTCTCCCCGTTTTGCGACGGTTTTATCCGTTATTGTCCGTTTGCACTGTCAACTTGACCCATTTTCCACAGGTCCTTGACGCCATCGCCGGCGCGACGGCGTTCAGACGATGCACGGACCATGGAACGGATGGGTAAACCATCATGCGCTTCCAGCATAAATAACCGCCACAAAGACGCAAGTTCTACCTC from Thalassospira indica harbors:
- a CDS encoding transglycosylase domain-containing protein — protein: MAQREFKRQKSVRKGAKGSKGPKKTKRRVSSSGKKGSLFARLGDMIPGPEAIAKFIVLGSIWVMVMGGGVVAYYGYGLPDKVSFDVASERKPSIRVISIDGATLAAYGDRYGNPVEVRDLPEYVGQAFVSIEDRRFYDHFGIDVVGIMRAAWANVTAGRIAEGGSTITQQLAKNLFLSPERSFGRKIEEVLLAIWLEFKFDKQQILSLYLNRIYFGSGLYGIDAAARHYFGTDPRRLNLYEAAVLAGLPKAPSRYNPMVDPKISAERANVVLEAMASTGALTKARAERAKQTRVRTARSAQSGPGVRYFADWVLDRVKDYVGYVDQDLLVYTTLDSRLQAIAEENLLRALASNGAKEHHVGQAALLAMTPDGAVRAMVGGRDYYESQYNRVTQARRQPGSVFKLFVYLAGLENGFGSNDWMRDGPIVIDGWEPRNFDRKHHGTMSIRDAVATSNNSIAVQLSLEVGLDKVIKKARDMGVSSELKPEPSLALGTSEVSMLELTGAYAIVANGGFAVFPHAVSKITGKGGEVLYERSDDFPVRLMNPLHAGEMNNMLAAVVSKGTGRNAIIDRPSAGKTGTTSDYRDAWFIGYSSDLVAGIWMGNDDGSPMDEQVTGGGLPAALWRDFMLHAHQNIPVRSLGKAALARSKKIGEDDSWRDFTAGYSSGNTKQ